Part of the Urocitellus parryii isolate mUroPar1 chromosome 2, mUroPar1.hap1, whole genome shotgun sequence genome, ACCATGGCTCACGATAACCAGTCTTACCCCAGCACCACAGGTTGGTCTGTGTGTGTACTCTActgccacctcccacctccttcctcctccacctaGCTGACTCGCTCAGGTTGTCCTTCAAGGCTCGCTCTGGGGATTGCTGCCTTCTGCACACAGCGTGTGTTGCGTCTTGAATGGTGTGGCCACCGCCATGTCTTTGTACCTTTGTCATTAGTATTTTACTGCACATTGCACTGACCACATTTAATGGAAACCATGTGTACTTCAAAGGCAGGGACCatatctttcttttctgtattcattcataATGATGAATCACACTGAATAAGtttccaagtttttattttatttgcagatgTTGACTTGTGATGGCCTGCAGGGTAATAAACAATAGACGACATGTGGGACTTCAACAACTGTCCTCATTTGCAGAAACAGGAAGAACGTTCCTGGGCCCAGTGAAATCATCCAAATTTGTTACAGGTGGGGACTGTCATGAAAGTGTGTTGATCAGCTCAACAGTAAGACTCCTTGAAAGCTTGGATTTGACCAGCACAGTGGGGCAGCTTCTCCATGAGGCAGTTCAAGCACAAAACAACACCTATAGGACTGGCACCAGCACTCTCTTGTTTCTCGTCGGTGCGTGGAGCAGGGCTGCTGAAGAGTGCCTCCATCTGGGTGTTCCTGTTCCCATAATTGCTGCAGTGATGTCAGAAGGCTTGGACTCTTGCAGGGAAGAGGTAGCTTTCCTTCAAGTCCCAGTCCACAACGTATTTGACCGTGTGCACAACTCAAGGACCATTTCTGGACTTGAAACACCTCATGTTGGTTCCTGTCCTTTCCTGCAAGCCCCTTCAGGTGCTGGTGGGATACCCAAAGAGCATGATTTCAAACGTGCTGCCTCTCAACTATTGACCGTTTACAGTCTTTCTGGAAGACCTGTTAAACTGCCAGAATTCTTCAACCTTCCAGAAAAGGTCGAAGCAGGTAAAGAGGCATCACAAGGTCTGAAGAGCAGTGTGCACACAGACACCTGCTCTAGAAAGTCAGTACTGACCCACAGTAGGCATTTTAACAGGACCGATAATAGTCTCTGGATAAGCAAACAAGATGGGTTTCTAGAACAGTACAGCGCAGCGACTCCCAAAACCTACAGATGTTGTGATTTGGTAGAGTTGGCAGAGGGTTTGAGCCATGGGGATCTTGGCACCATGAAGTTGGTAGAAGCAGCAGTAGAACTGCAGTATCAGAAGGCATGTGTGCAACAAGGCAACTGTACAGTGCCATTTATGTTTGATGTTTCTAGAGTCTTCGCTTGCTGTCTCCCAGGCTTGCCCGAAACTTTGTCTTGTGTTTGTTCGGGGTATGTCACTGTTGTACCAATAGCTAGTATAACCCTGATCGAGGGATTAGAGAATCAGCCTCTCCGGGTAGTTCTCATTGAGGGTGACCTTGTAGAGAGTTACCACCACCTGGGATTTAATGAGTCCACCAATGTTAAAACAGTACTAGATAGCATGGAACTTCAAGGAGACAGCTCAGAAGAACTGTGGACGAATTATGTATTACAGGTGTTGACCCAGTTCAAGGTGAACCTCATCCTGGTGCAGGGAAATGTATCTGAATCCTTGACTGAAAAGTGCGGGCACAGTAAGCGGCTGGTGGTGGGATCTGTGGGCAGCAGCGTGATGCAGGCTTTCGCTGAGGCTGTGGGAGCAGTGCCAGTGACCTACGTTTCCCAAGTGAATGCAGACTGTGTGGGCAGTGGCGTCTCCGTGACCTTCTGGAGAACTCCCTTGGAGGTTGTAGGCAGGAGCAGGGGAATGCCAATCTTGTTAAAAGCAGAAGGAATTGATCTGAGCACAGCGGTGCTCACTCACTCCGTCCCTGCACAGATGCAAGCCAAAGAAGACAGGTTCTGGACCTGTGCATATCGTTTGCATTCTGCTCTAGAAGAGGAAAAGGTCTTCCTTGGAGGTGGAGCAGTTGAATTTTTGTGTCTGAGTCATCTTCAGATTCTTGCTGAGCAGTCTCTGAGCAAAGGTGACCACCCCAGTCTGGGGTGGCTTCCTAACACTTCCTGCTGGctggcctcctccctgccagCATACAGACCAGCTGTGCTTAAATGCCTGGCAGGCGGGTGGCACAGATACCTCTCGGCACTCATGTGTAACTCAGCCACTTGCCCATCAGAGCTTGCAGCCCGCACGTTCATCGAGCATCATGTACAAAATGCTACAGCCTCTGGCTCGCCGTTGgcttacattttaaatgaatatagtaAACTAAATAGTGGAATTTTTAATGCAGGTTTTTCAGATAAACTGGAGCAAGTTCCAAGAGTTTATGACATTGTCACACCAAAGATGGAGGCATGGCGCCGAGCCCTGGATTTGGTATTGTTGGTACTTAAGACAGACAGTGAAGTGATCACTGGACTTGGACATGCACAGATGAACTCACAGGAAGTAGGGGGGCTTTTGTTCTTATAGCGTTATTGGATAAGTCTTTGGAAAATAATCTTTTGTAATATACCGTgcaaataataaatttgttaataatcaaaaaaaaaaataagtaaaacaatatTAAAGGACAGCAACAAATATTTTAGTTGGTTTTAAACATATTGTGTTTCTGAAATAGTGACACCAGTTTTTACAAATATCAAATCTATCCAAAATTAAGGCCTTATTTCAGTGTAAATATTGGTTGGTAAAAAGTTGATAATGTTAACTGAGTTGAGTTCATACATATACtataatgataaattaaattgcaaaaaaagaaaggagaaaataataaaaagaaggagaGGGTGAAGAATTAAATATACTGCTATAATCCTAAATTCTGAATATGAGTATATGAATACtaaatagacataaaaataatcaactaTCCTAAAAGAAAAGCATGAATATATGCAAATCAGTGAATAAAAATAGTGAATCTTTTTGATATCCAAAATTGTGTTTTTTAGCACTTTCTCATCTttagcaaagaataaaaattacatttcttatcATCAGTAAAATAATAGGGTACTTTAAGGGTTTCAAAGAACTGTTtagttttatgaaaatgaaagtaaaaacaaaaaccttaaaatgaaaataagaatgatgTAACATTTCTGCCGCATTTTAATACTTagtaaattcatatttattaagAAGATCAATTTAAAAGTAATTAGAAACATATCTTAAAATCAGTGAGAGTTTTTCTAAGTGAGACATAACATCTAAAACCTTGTGTGATACAGGTTCCTGGCATTTAGGAAGCAGTTAATACTCActtgtaaaaataaagtttaattgaaTGGAAAAATATGATGAAGTGAATGATGGAGAATGCTTGCAACAAGAATTCTGCATATATTATTAAGGgaggatttattattattttcctaaaaatattctaaaggaGATCATTAATAGCTAAATCTTTTTCCAATCATCTCTGCACACAAAGCTAAGAGTGAAATATGCATTTTGCAAATTATTTGGCAACAAGATTAGAC contains:
- the LOC144250338 gene encoding chaperonin-containing T-complex member BBS12-like; amino-acid sequence: MACRVINNRRHVGLQQLSSFAETGRTFLGPVKSSKFVTGGDCHESVLISSTVRLLESLDLTSTVGQLLHEAVQAQNNTYRTGTSTLLFLVGAWSRAAEECLHLGVPVPIIAAVMSEGLDSCREEVAFLQVPVHNVFDRVHNSRTISGLETPHVGSCPFLQAPSGAGGIPKEHDFKRAASQLLTVYSLSGRPVKLPEFFNLPEKVEAGKEASQGLKSSVHTDTCSRKSVLTHSRHFNRTDNSLWISKQDGFLEQYSAATPKTYRCCDLVELAEGLSHGDLGTMKLVEAAVELQYQKACVQQGNCTVPFMFDVSRVFACCLPGLPETLSCVCSGYVTVVPIASITLIEGLENQPLRVVLIEGDLVESYHHLGFNESTNVKTVLDSMELQGDSSEELWTNYVLQVLTQFKVNLILVQGNVSESLTEKCGHSKRLVVGSVGSSVMQAFAEAVGAVPVTYVSQVNADCVGSGVSVTFWRTPLEVVGRSRGMPILLKAEGIDLSTAVLTHSVPAQMQAKEDRFWTCAYRLHSALEEEKVFLGGGAVEFLCLSHLQILAEQSLSKGDHPSLGWLPNTSCWLASSLPAYRPAVLKCLAGGWHRYLSALMCNSATCPSELAARTFIEHHVQNATASGSPLAYILNEYSKLNSGIFNAGFSDKLEQVPRVYDIVTPKMEAWRRALDLVLLVLKTDSEVITGLGHAQMNSQEVGGLLFL